The following nucleotide sequence is from Sander vitreus isolate 19-12246 chromosome 11, sanVit1, whole genome shotgun sequence.
GACTTTGTTTCGCTAACAGTAGTGTAGTTGAAGTCTGAAGTGTGCAGCTGGTCGCAATTTCAGTACTGTATGTAAGAAACTATAAATTCCACAGTTGAAAAATActagatactgtatataagacTCAGgtcgggtaaaaaaaaaaatgtcaggacATATGTGCAGCATGCCTTAGTCCCAAGTTCcttttataaatgtatatttttttatttttttcctgcggtttttttttttatctcagaaAGATCCTCATCATACGTTGAAGGAACTGGCTCGCATCTGCATTATGGCTGACTGCACCCTCATCTTGGCTTGGAGGTAAGACCTGCAACAGATTGCCAAGAggactgaacacacagacacagaggagaatGTATTTGGAaaccattttaaatgtttacttgTCGATGATCCTGGCCTTGCCACCTAAAAAGTGtgtaatctgtttgtttttttaaatgttataatGCATCTTTGGGTAGTATGgctgtttaatgtatttttatactTCAAGCATGTACATAATgctgtttttattatgttttattctGGCCAGGATcaacagatgaaaattagccttTTAGCCTAACTAATACTTCTGTTCCTTTGTgcctaaaaataaacaaacatatctTATATTTTCTTCACGTTGATTTGACAGTCCAGAGGAAGCAGGCCGTTACCTGGAAACGTATAAGTCATATGAAAAGAAACCAGCAGACCTACTGAAGGAGCAAGTTGAAAAAAACTATCTGTCAAAGGTCAGTAGAGTCACCCGTTTCTATTTAAGATGGTGAGGTCCATTGCTATTTTTAATGTGATCACGTTGCCAATTTGAAAAatatggaagacattttaatatGATTGACTGAAAATGATGCAGTCACATAGAATGTAAATGCATTTGGAGTACTTGCCTAAGTCTTGCAGTGCTTTTTTAGTCTTTGAACAATGCAGTGCTAATTGGATTGGTTTGTTTTAAGGTTACTGATTGCCTGACCACTGTGAAGTCTATAAACAAGACCGATGCCGTTACCCTGCTGTCCACTTTCTCAGTGAGTACCACAACAGCGAAAAATCTCTCCTCAGATTGCTGCTATATTGCAATCAGTGTATATGCACAGACATATCCAGAGGCTGATTTTATGGTGTACAATGCATCTATTCATTACTACTGAGATGATGAatcttgtgcttttttttaGTCTGTAGAAGGAATCATCAGTGCCTCTAAGGAAGACTTGGTTCTCTGTccaggacttggaccacaaaaagtgaataaaaaaaaaaaaaaatacatctgcaCCATATGAATATTGAAAAGGAAGATGGAACATTGCTCAATTTACCATGATGATATTTGTGGTTGCAGGCACGGCGACTCTATGATGTGCTGCATAAGCCCTTCCTCAAGTCGAAGACAAAAGACAGCTGAAACCTCTGACCAGgaatgtgtgacacacacacacactggaggacTGAATTAAATGCTataaacatttttcatttactgAGGTGAATATAGAAAAGTGACTACTGTGAGACTGAGAATCAGCTAAGGTGCGTTTTAAGACTTTAAGATTTGAACTCTCTTAAAACTACACACTGATTCTATGCTTTATTGAGTTATGGTTTTATATAATTTGTTCATTGTTGAATTCATTtttcatgaaaataaatattttaatatgtgTATACAGTGTACCTTAATTCTTTTTTACAGTTACTTTGTTCTCaataaaaactataaataaaatatactgtggcacatacaaacatacagtggcactcataagtttatgaacccatgctaaagttgactaaaaagaggaatacaaaaaatcatcttttggaaattgatcttaatgccttaattaaaaaaaagaggaaaaatccaacctttaaggacaccgattttctaaaatacagggggcataagtaagtaatttcatggatccaggatactatgtatcctgataaagttcccttggcctttggaattaaaatagccccacatcatcacatgcccttcaccatacctagagattggcatggttttatttcagttagcctaatagctggtttaaTTTGCattgagatgattttatggaaagtaccccatgccaatatctaggtatggtgaagggcatgtgatgatgtggggctattttaattccaaaggccaagggaactttatcaggatgcatagtatcctggatccatgaaataactggcctttaaaaataaaaatctgcctgcctctatgggaatttaacataggggtgtacttacttatgccccctgtattttaaggaagaacatttatttatttacaatacattattcatttattcctcgttttagtcaactttagcatgggttcatacgCTTCAGTgccactgtatgtatatatatgaaaCTTGAACATTGAAATGTAAGTGTTtggtgagagagaggaggaatgaaaCCATACCTTGGGCTGACACTTAACTGCTGAATATGTTACAGATTTGGATTACTGATCTACTGTATATTAACTGAAGTATACATTTGGTCTTGAATGACTAGCAAGGCCACACGGAATTCTgcagaaacaaattaaaataaaactcagaatgttaacacatctcgACACCAAACAAAAACCTTCTGCTAAATTCCACAATTTTGCATTCTTGCTAATGAGCAATAATAAGATTGCTACTGCCTTCTCATTCCCTTTCTCCTTCTTTCATGTTGTCCTTCATGTTCCTTCCTGCCGTGTTCTCTGTACCACACGCTATGAAGCagtgtgttattttgtgtgtgtgtgtgtgtgtgtgttgaggtaCCACTTTGAATATGAAGAGCAGTAAGCTTACACTAAAAAAGGAGTAAACTAAAAGCAGTAGTCCTTTCAAGAGTTTTCCCCCATCTTATATGTGCCAAATATAAGTGGAAATTTTTGTTTGAAGAAAAGGAGAGCACCCAGAATTTAGTAGTTTCTACCCCACTAACacagaacgtttagggaacgttggggaacgttagtttctggttccctaaaggttagttcGAACCAGACCAAAAACTAACATTTAGGGAATGTTCTCTCATGGttataacgttccctaaacgttaagggaaccaaccaactgaaacgttctcctgtggttgcactgtacctccacacaacgttcccgtttggttgtttttggttgttctgagtgcggttttgaaaatgtttatttataccagctccatttaagtttttgaagtagcatataaaaaggtttgcagtcacttgatttagattcactcaaaaatgattggtcttatacaacatagcaagagaatatatttatttttaggctgataacaattttgttaaaaacaatacttttgtgcttgattttgtttttttaactgtattatgtgaaaatacttaaaacaagaaTCTATCAATAAAACGATTTTCACAACTAAGAAaattcatttcacatttcacttcTAACAAGTGGCTCAGTTCAGTGTACAAATCCAACCGTTAACACCCCCACGCCAGTAGGCCTTTCTCAATGTCAAGGATCCTTCCTTGACATTGAGAAACAACTAGTGCCTCTGCTTTCAGGTGACCGATTCAAGTCCTGTCCTCCGTATACAACACCTGGCGAACAGGGCAGACAAAAGATCCGTTCTTTTGGTCCCAAATTCGAACTGAAATACTGCCATTGACTAAAACATATGCTGACTACACTTCACCGACGGTGTTTTTCGTCCTACAAGGTAGGACGAAGATACCAAGAAAGACATTGTCGGCGGTCAACGGTAACACTTTTCTCCGCTCAAGACTGCTAGCCCGTATGCTAACGCGGGAAACAAGTTAGCTTGCCACAGCTAGCTATGCTTCGAGCGCTGCTAGCCCCATGGATACATCAGAGTTGGCCACAGAGACTTCTCTCGGTGATGTTTTAACCACCATACGGAACTTGGACTTGACTTgtaactttgtttcattttgacttctacTCTAGCGGCCTCCAAGAAGAACTTCCCCACGCTGACTGCAGCAGACGTGGAGGACTTGATCGGGCAAGCGCTGAAGTTTGCCCCACACAGACGCTAAATTGAAATGCTTCTATATGATGTGAAAAAACAGAGTTGTTAGTAAGGCAATTGGTCTTGCTTTTGTCAACGTGTTGATTCTTAGTATGACATATCAAACTTTTGTTTCTTACTTTTTAGGCCAGCTGAGAAGGACTAAGCCAAACCATGGAGTTGTTTCTTTTTAGGCCAGCTGAATAGGACTATAAGCCAAACCATGGAGCtctatttcttatttatttatttttgtattttttccatccatcttgcagcttgtatttttttattaaagcaattgtatttgttaatatgctaatatataataattaattacattatcattccaatatgcatctttgtacactacatttgcactctacatcccactccattgttattttttaggcctttcatattttttgtattttgttaattttatattaaagttttaaatccCATCAAGTTTGCCTGTTCATTCATTCCTGCCAATATATAATAACTCATTCCTGCTCATGCACAGACAgtttaaactaataataaaattgGTACCACAGTCGttagttatttaaatgttaggggaatgtaaaaaataacgttaggggaacgttctctaaaggttacaacgttaggggaacgttctctaaaagTTGCAACGTTAGGCGAACGTTCTGAACCAAAAATTGTTACCTGGGTATCCCATTTATTCCAGAGCTTGGTGCTGCATTTATGTGCTCCTCTGATATTCATTTACCATGTTAAGGTGTCAAGGTGTTACACTTTTACTTTGAGTTCTTTGAAACAATATGTCAATTTGGCTGTGTCAAAGGACACTTCAAACATAAAATTGTATATGGTGGCAAAATGAGGAAGAAATATAGGCCTACGTGTGATATgcgcaaatctaaaatgataaaagaaaaccaaacgaataaaaaatgtatttagtggAACGCCAAACATTTGCCATATGATGCAGTTCCAGATctgccaatgttttttttttaaaaacgctTACATAATCGCGTACATAACATGTACAGAAAGCGTAGACAGAGAAACTCGCGAGCCATGTTTTTTGGACTCGAATTATATTTCCGATATTTCAGACAGCACGTGAAGTAACTTAATATGACGTCAAAACAGGAAGCATTCGTTCAACGTTAGTTGAAATGTTATGGTGATGATTTTACCGCTCATTTCACAAAAGTACACATGTATTCTTTACCTGCAGATGCACCGTCTTGTCTCGTGAAAATGTTTAACTAGTTTCTTTTAGGAAAACCAAACCGCAGGCGAGTCGAAACGACCACCGTCAGACATGCAgactgagaaagagaaagagggtgaTGCATCTGTTGAAGAGTATGTTGCCCTGTCTAATTTCACTGGAAGTAGCAGCGACCAGGTTAAAACCCCACAAAGACGCATTACAGTGTAATAATTGCACACCTTTACCGGAAAGTTGAAAGTCGGGTGGGTAGTTCTGACTGTGCTGTTTTGTCCCGCAGCTTTGTTTCAGCAGTGGGGACAAGCTGCTCGTGCACGCCAAGCCTTCATCAGAGTGGTGGTGGGCAGAGTTGCTTGGAGTCAGAGGTTATGTCCCTGCCAGCTACCTGCACCAGGATGCTGctgctgaggaagaggaggatgagcaCACCTCTCTGGGGGACCAATGGCAAGATGAAGAATACTTCGGCAATTATGGGACACTGGTTAGAACCTTTTAAAGGATCATGCTATTTTACATGTCACAGCCTAATTATCTATATATAAGACTCAACATAAGACTATCAACATGCAGAGACCTGAAACTCACTTGAGCTATGTAATCCATCACAgtaaacatattttcttttgtcaAAGTGATTTTATCCTTGTAATGTAGTTGTTATATGGCACTATTATTTGGTGGTGTTCTTAAGGACAACTTCAGAGATTTCAGATAGCTGCAGAAATGCATTACATTCATAAAATAATGTTGAAAAATCAAACCCAGAATATAtatgtaaattaaatgtaaaaggcGGCTGTTCAGCTATTGACTTTCAAACATTTGCAGGTCATCATTTCCTAGAATGCACCACACAGGAAGACACATCAACTCTTGCCCTGCTATATTACAATGATTGTTAATAGTTTATTCAAATtcccattattattataataccaCTACCCTCCTCCTTCCTGGGGCAAAAAACTAAAGCTGTGATGGATTAGCTGACAACCAAGGTTTCGAGTATCTGTGCAGTGATTGTCATCATGTACtgcattacattaaaaacaatggCTGCCTGGGAGGTAAATTTAAGGCATGCTTTGAAAAATAATTGTCAGATGTTGAAAGTAtgcacattttttaattaatgggCAAAACTAGAGtgtttaatattaaataaataagataatTTCATTTAACCATGAAATGTCTGTGTTTTGATTTCACAACAGCATTTTTCTCAAtgaccattttatttattccacTTTTCATCACACAGTCTTTGTCTTTCAATCAAGGCAAACTAGGATGTGATTGGTTGTTGCTGAGTGGACAGCCTATTGTACTTGagttaaaaacaattattagattatttcgAAATGTCTTCCTTTTTTGTCAGTAATGAtttgaaatattatttattcatgatcTCATCTTTCTTTGTAACCTTTGGGTCTCTGTAAAAGAACTGTAACTACCAATATCGTCTTGACTACAACATGTGTCATGACTTGTCACACGTTGCACTGATAGGTCATATCCTCATATCACATcagttattttactttattacttcttttttttaaatcacacagAGGCTTCACTTGGAGATGTTGTCAGATAAGAGTCGCACTGAGGCGTACCGGAAGGTTATTGTCAGCAACAGCGCTTCTCTGAGGAGTAAGGTGGTGATGGACCTTGGCTGTGGGACTGGCATCATCAGCCTGTTCTGCGCTCAGCTGGCACAACCCTCAGAGGTAATGTAAAATGTGGCTGGTGGGGAAGTTACTCAAACACCGAGGCTctttcacacaaacacccagGTGGCTGGTAATGCAGTCTacagtgtacagacagtttggCTCAGATCCTGAGGCATATATTAATTCGAACATTCAGGGAATGTGCCCTAAATTAACCACTTTTTGGTTGAGTATTTTTGACACCTTGAGCAGAGCCTTCGATCGCACTATCCCCCCTAAGCCTTTGTCAGCCATTTTTGGTAGTTCCTCTGATGCTGATCTCCCTGTTGCACTAAGGCAGGCCCTGGCATTTATATCTCTGCTAGCCCGGAGACTGATCTTACTCAACTGGAGGCTCTCCCGCCCCCCTACACACGACCGTTGGATTTAAGAGGTGCTCACCAAAGAAGCTTGAGAAGCTCAGATATTTTCTGAAAGGCTCTATCGCGACATTCCTAGAGACATGGAACCCTTTCCTAGAACTCTTTGACTCCCTCAGCTTATCTCCTGACTTGAGGACCGAGCGCCCTGTACCGCTCTACTTGACACCAGCTGACCcccacacttttttttgttttgttgttttttgtttcatttcctctcttcctgtatctcttttaatttgtctaactttttcacttttgtctTTTGATGTTGTGTGCCCttactggtgtgtgtttgtcagtgtccATGGGTCTGTGTTTTGTGTCCCCGTCTGTTTTGGACCTGAACTGGGTTGGTTTGTGGGTGGGTAGGGGAATTGAAGGGAACAGTGACACACTGTTTTTACTATGCTTTGTTCACCATGGACTGTGCTGTATGTCACGTGTTgtgaaaatttaaataaaataagttgGGGAAATAAAAACCATTCAGGGAATGAATTAGAGCTTTCTAATCCTGCCTGgcatgtgcatacacacacaaacagtgctCTAATTCAGATACCTAAGAAGGTTTAACCCCAAGATGTTTTAGAACATTAGAACAAATTTGCATCTGGTAACACTCAAATATAATGACAATTTGCATACTGTAATTGCATAATCCAGAGTTTAAGCTCTTTCTCCCCTAGAAAAAATAGCCTGAAATATGAGAAATGTCGTGATGTCTATATCAAGTACCAAACTACTCAGTTTACTCACAGGTACACTGCATATAAAACATTGGTGTACCTATACTCCCATCTGCTGGACGAGGAGTGTTTCTTTCTACCTTAACAGCATGATGTATCTGTGGTATTGTAGGTGTATGCTGTGGAGGCGAGCTCCATGGCCGAGTACACCAGACAGCTGGTGAAGCAGAACGGCTGTGAGCAGGTGGTCACGGTGCTCCAGGGACGAGCTGAGGAGATCGAGCTACCTAAGCAGGTGGACGTCCTGGTGTCTGAGTGGATGGGAAACTGCCTGCTGGTAAAAATGACACTGCCATTACGAATAATACAAGTTATTGTGTGAAGATTTGTTCTGCTTAAGATGCTTTATCTCTGTATTATTGCAGTGTTATTGGATTGATTGGCTCTTCCACTCTCAGTCCCATTTAGGTTTGAATATACCACATTGTGTTTTCTCTGGTCTAGTTTGAGTTCATGGTAGAGTCAGTTCTGCTGGCCAGGGACCGCTGGCTTAAGGAAGGCGGCGTGATGTGGCCATCATCTGCGGCCCTCACCTTGGTGCCATGTCAGGCCAATAGCTATTATGCAGAGAAAATGGCCTTCTGGGAGCAGCCCTATGGCCTGGACTTCACTCCTCTTCAGTAAGTCAACTTTTCTCACTGAACATAATATTATCCTGTCTCACTTATACTTTATTTTGTACATACTTAGATTTTCTACAATATTAAATATCATTTTtagtaaacatttaaaagagACAAATCTCAGATGTGAAGTTTAAACATTTAGCATAATAGTCTGTGGTGCCAGGTACTGATGTTAGATATGGTAGGAATGGCTATTATGTGTGACATCCAGAGTAAAAGCTACATGTATGGCAAGCCATTTAACCATTTAACTTGTGGTACAATAAAACTCAAAACTGGCATGTGTCACATGTGAGCAACACGTGTTTATCAGT
It contains:
- the prmt2 gene encoding protein arginine N-methyltransferase 2 isoform X1, with protein sequence MENQTAGESKRPPSDMQTEKEKEGDASVEEYVALSNFTGSSSDQLCFSSGDKLLVHAKPSSEWWWAELLGVRGYVPASYLHQDAAAEEEEDEHTSLGDQWQDEEYFGNYGTLRLHLEMLSDKSRTEAYRKVIVSNSASLRSKVVMDLGCGTGIISLFCAQLAQPSEVYAVEASSMAEYTRQLVKQNGCEQVVTVLQGRAEEIELPKQVDVLVSEWMGNCLLFEFMVESVLLARDRWLKEGGVMWPSSAALTLVPCQANSYYAEKMAFWEQPYGLDFTPLQPLAQQEFFTKPKFSHVIEPDDCLTAPCDVLCLDMYTLQVKDLEEIKGQFHFCVEKSGVFHGFTSWFTVHFESLETGGATVELNTGPNSQPTHWKQTLFMLDRPVSVYAGDSISGTILLRRNSVWRRHMTITLHWSINSSKKETDNCQVGTKSFPMWR
- the prmt2 gene encoding protein arginine N-methyltransferase 2 isoform X2, whose product is MQTEKEKEGDASVEEYVALSNFTGSSSDQLCFSSGDKLLVHAKPSSEWWWAELLGVRGYVPASYLHQDAAAEEEEDEHTSLGDQWQDEEYFGNYGTLRLHLEMLSDKSRTEAYRKVIVSNSASLRSKVVMDLGCGTGIISLFCAQLAQPSEVYAVEASSMAEYTRQLVKQNGCEQVVTVLQGRAEEIELPKQVDVLVSEWMGNCLLFEFMVESVLLARDRWLKEGGVMWPSSAALTLVPCQANSYYAEKMAFWEQPYGLDFTPLQPLAQQEFFTKPKFSHVIEPDDCLTAPCDVLCLDMYTLQVKDLEEIKGQFHFCVEKSGVFHGFTSWFTVHFESLETGGATVELNTGPNSQPTHWKQTLFMLDRPVSVYAGDSISGTILLRRNSVWRRHMTITLHWSINSSKKETDNCQVGTKSFPMWR